The proteins below are encoded in one region of Myxococcales bacterium:
- a CDS encoding DNA-3-methyladenine glycosylase I has product MALFMVKHTKIRCTWCGSDPLYVHYHDTEWGVPEHDDRALFEKLILDGFQAGLSWFTILKKRENFRKAFVNFEPEKIVRFSEKKIASLMSDAGIVRNRAKISGTIDSAKAYLQLRDSGQSFNDFLWSFVEHETICNRWSSLSDLPAQTTQSQHMSKALKKLGFRFCGPTICYAFMQAVGMVNDHMVECFRYAELQKGGESHLKKKAQTVPVHH; this is encoded by the coding sequence ATGGCTTTGTTCATGGTTAAACATACTAAAATTCGGTGTACTTGGTGTGGATCTGATCCTTTGTATGTACATTATCACGACACTGAATGGGGTGTGCCGGAGCATGATGACCGAGCGTTGTTCGAGAAGTTGATTCTCGACGGCTTTCAGGCGGGGCTGTCGTGGTTCACCATTCTGAAAAAGCGCGAAAACTTCCGCAAGGCTTTTGTGAACTTTGAGCCCGAGAAGATTGTTCGCTTTTCAGAGAAAAAGATTGCATCACTTATGAGCGATGCTGGGATAGTACGGAACCGTGCAAAAATTTCAGGAACGATAGACAGTGCAAAAGCTTATTTGCAACTACGTGATAGCGGGCAAAGCTTTAACGATTTTCTTTGGAGCTTTGTTGAGCACGAGACCATTTGCAATCGATGGAGTAGTCTAAGTGACTTGCCTGCGCAGACCACACAAAGCCAACACATGTCGAAAGCTCTGAAGAAGTTAGGTTTTCGCTTTTGCGGACCGACTATTTGCTATGCCTTCATGCAAGCTGTGGGGATGGTTAATGATCATATGGTTGAATGTTTTCGATACGCTGAACTGCAAAAAGGGGGAGAAAGTCATCTTAAGAAAAAAGCGCAAACGGTACCCGTTCATCACTGA
- a CDS encoding PH domain-containing protein: MNDEKTIWTGGPSQVLNLKVYVVCFLLCFLVIPIFYALWKWLELKNTRYELTNQRLKMHYGILSKHSDDIELYRVKDTRFEQPFVFRLFGVGNIILATSDISNAQVMLRAVHQADSVRDQIRANVEEVRSRKGVREVDFN, from the coding sequence ATGAACGATGAAAAAACAATTTGGACTGGCGGCCCCTCTCAAGTGCTTAACTTAAAAGTATATGTTGTCTGCTTTTTACTGTGCTTTTTAGTCATACCGATATTTTACGCCTTGTGGAAATGGTTGGAGTTGAAAAACACACGCTACGAACTTACGAACCAGCGCCTGAAGATGCATTATGGTATACTTTCCAAACATAGCGACGATATCGAACTTTATCGAGTCAAAGACACGCGTTTTGAGCAGCCGTTTGTGTTCCGATTGTTCGGCGTCGGAAACATCATTCTCGCAACATCCGATATCAGCAACGCCCAAGTCATGCTTCGTGCCGTCCATCAAGCAGACAGTGTACGCGACCAAATTCGAGCTAACGTAGAAGAAGTCCGGAGCCGCAAAGGTGTTCGCGAAGTCGATTTCAACTAA
- a CDS encoding SIMPL domain-containing protein (The SIMPL domain is named for its presence in mouse protein SIMPL (signalling molecule that associates with mouse pelle-like kinase). Bacterial member BP26, from Brucella, was shown to assemble into a channel-like structure, while YggE from E. coli has been associated with resistance to oxidative stress.): protein MFYRIPILLFVLTGCAGHTVVVHDASQGEAYGLSVNGSARLTGKPDVARATIGVQVRATSVDDAERLAKKQMTSIVNAIKAKGVADRDLQTSNYSINFVQDSPPRPEPGKETSSKAELPTGHYVVNNQLDVSVRKLDTLGDVLAAATKAGANNIWGIRFELEDSAALEAKARAKAVQDAKEKAKALAELSGATLGPLLAVSESEADRIYPRAAYQSMKAEVMEDSAVPIEQGEIVVQHQVQLRYAIQE from the coding sequence ATGTTTTATAGAATACCAATACTCCTTTTTGTTCTTACAGGTTGTGCGGGGCACACAGTGGTGGTGCACGATGCTTCGCAGGGTGAAGCTTACGGGCTTAGCGTGAATGGCTCAGCGCGTTTGACCGGAAAACCCGACGTTGCACGTGCAACCATTGGCGTGCAGGTGAGGGCAACAAGTGTTGATGATGCTGAAAGGCTTGCAAAGAAACAAATGACAAGCATTGTTAATGCAATCAAAGCCAAAGGAGTCGCCGATCGTGATTTGCAAACCAGCAACTATTCCATCAACTTTGTGCAAGACTCCCCCCCAAGACCCGAGCCAGGCAAAGAGACATCCAGCAAAGCTGAATTGCCGACGGGTCACTATGTTGTAAATAATCAACTGGATGTTTCGGTGCGCAAACTGGATACCTTGGGTGATGTTCTAGCTGCAGCCACCAAGGCAGGCGCCAATAATATCTGGGGTATTCGTTTTGAGCTCGAGGATTCAGCTGCGCTTGAAGCCAAAGCCCGGGCAAAAGCTGTTCAGGACGCCAAAGAGAAAGCTAAGGCACTTGCTGAGCTAAGTGGCGCAACACTGGGACCTTTGTTGGCCGTTTCCGAGAGCGAAGCGGATCGCATTTATCCACGTGCGGCCTATCAAAGTATGAAAGCGGAAGTCATGGAAGATTCCGCAGTGCCCATTGAGCAAGGCGAAATTGTCGTACAGCATCAAGTACAGCTTCGTTACGCTATTCAAGAATAA
- a CDS encoding arylamine N-acetyltransferase gives MNTDSFSIDAYLKRIGLSALPTATSAGLKSIVSAQACSITFENLDVLAGEAIRLDQSAIITKILHQGRGGYCFELNGLLALALQTAGFQLSRALARVTYKRSEPGPFTHMVLLVESEGKEWLVDAGFGGPGLIEPVLLEESDTIVQRGARFRLFKDNTGDFHLQRKIENEWLGLYIISSRAILPIDIEVANHFVSTWERSPFRSMFMVARPNGDMLSTLQGQEFLVLDSQLRVKTKSAIESAEHLRTLMLSVFDVPISEKLAAKVWLRIRSGP, from the coding sequence ATGAACACTGACTCTTTCTCAATCGACGCCTATCTCAAACGTATCGGCTTGTCCGCCCTTCCCACGGCGACCTCCGCAGGACTAAAAAGCATTGTATCTGCTCAAGCTTGCTCTATCACCTTTGAAAACCTCGACGTCTTAGCTGGTGAAGCTATCCGTTTGGATCAGTCCGCAATCATCACAAAGATACTTCACCAGGGTCGTGGCGGTTATTGTTTTGAACTCAATGGACTACTCGCCCTGGCGCTACAAACAGCAGGCTTTCAACTGAGCCGAGCACTTGCGCGAGTTACCTATAAACGAAGTGAACCCGGTCCCTTCACGCACATGGTTCTTTTAGTCGAGAGTGAGGGCAAAGAATGGCTAGTGGATGCTGGCTTTGGTGGCCCCGGACTAATCGAACCAGTGTTGCTCGAAGAAAGTGACACCATTGTCCAGAGAGGCGCACGTTTCCGTCTATTCAAAGACAATACCGGAGACTTTCACCTGCAACGCAAGATCGAAAACGAATGGTTGGGACTCTATATTATCTCGAGTAGAGCTATTCTCCCAATTGATATTGAAGTGGCGAATCACTTTGTTTCAACTTGGGAGCGTTCACCTTTTCGTTCAATGTTTATGGTCGCACGGCCAAACGGGGATATGTTAAGTACGCTCCAAGGGCAGGAGTTTCTCGTTCTTGATTCACAGCTTCGGGTGAAAACAAAAAGCGCGATTGAAAGCGCCGAACACCTTCGGACGCTGATGCTTTCAGTTTTCGATGTTCCTATCTCAGAGAAGCTTGCAGCGAAAGTTTGGCTTCGAATTCGATCAGGACCCTAG
- a CDS encoding sulfatase-like hydrolase/transferase gives MRTYLRQFTFFLVLAAPAVVSRLLLVSALETDWTRYDSRGLCADLVLCCIIALLSALLGRRIRWLALPLPLLWITLCFINYEHAKLFDTVVEIRYAHYLFDPTFFMGSVSGSSLLLPWLITCLVALPTVWWSLKKPWGRWTFAGFTVLLIASTSYWLAQAASLEIMPWRQRNFLLASLDSTWTSLRLKHQADTDALHYHKRTERLEQILVADLGQGLRITPHGRGQNVIWLVLESVSGAYLPSFAKAQDMRADAHMPRLDAWFKKGLSFDQFIDQQRQTNRGSYALLCGDYPKLRSDTPKMSEYAAERRRTCLPKILAELGMHTVYMQSAPLGFMMKDHFMRAAGFLELHGYEHFNHAYSRNSWGPDDRAFLEQASDDIIHYHEKEQPFFVTLLNSGTHHPYNKLPLLTSTAASMPFFENFKSKVYFGTPRFSLRVMNLQGLVATTTQKANASLTIGAFWASSDRVYQNSEQTFLFCKVTLP, from the coding sequence ATGCGTACTTACCTAAGGCAGTTTACTTTTTTCTTAGTACTCGCGGCGCCCGCGGTTGTTTCGCGGCTCTTGCTGGTCTCGGCACTCGAGACCGACTGGACGCGCTACGATAGCCGGGGCCTGTGCGCCGACTTGGTCCTATGCTGCATAATTGCTCTGCTTTCGGCGTTGCTTGGTCGGCGAATCCGATGGCTAGCGCTTCCCTTGCCGCTATTATGGATAACCCTATGCTTCATCAACTACGAGCACGCCAAGCTCTTTGATACCGTCGTCGAAATTCGCTACGCCCACTACCTATTCGATCCTACCTTTTTTATGGGTTCTGTTTCTGGCTCATCGCTGCTCCTTCCTTGGCTGATAACATGCCTTGTGGCCTTACCGACTGTTTGGTGGAGTCTCAAAAAGCCTTGGGGCAGATGGACTTTTGCGGGCTTCACCGTGCTGTTGATTGCATCTACCAGCTATTGGCTGGCGCAAGCAGCTTCCCTTGAAATCATGCCTTGGCGTCAACGCAATTTTTTACTGGCCAGCCTCGACTCCACATGGACCAGCCTTCGACTAAAGCACCAAGCGGATACCGACGCACTTCACTATCACAAGCGAACTGAGCGTTTAGAACAAATACTTGTGGCCGATCTAGGACAAGGCCTCCGGATAACGCCTCACGGACGCGGACAGAATGTAATCTGGCTAGTTCTTGAAAGTGTCTCTGGCGCCTATTTGCCTTCCTTTGCCAAAGCCCAGGATATGCGTGCCGATGCACATATGCCCCGACTCGACGCCTGGTTTAAAAAAGGCTTATCCTTTGATCAATTCATTGATCAGCAACGCCAGACGAACAGAGGCAGCTACGCGCTTCTCTGCGGAGACTATCCCAAACTTCGCTCCGACACGCCCAAGATGAGCGAATACGCCGCTGAACGACGACGCACTTGCTTACCCAAAATTTTAGCCGAACTCGGTATGCATACGGTGTACATGCAGTCAGCCCCATTGGGCTTTATGATGAAAGATCATTTCATGAGGGCTGCGGGCTTTTTAGAACTGCACGGCTACGAGCATTTCAATCATGCCTATTCACGAAACAGTTGGGGACCAGACGACCGAGCTTTTTTAGAGCAAGCTTCGGATGACATCATCCACTATCACGAAAAAGAGCAACCCTTTTTCGTAACGCTTCTCAATTCCGGCACGCACCATCCCTACAATAAATTGCCTTTGCTTACCTCGACAGCAGCGTCGATGCCTTTCTTCGAAAACTTCAAAAGCAAGGTGTACTTCGGGACACCACGGTTTTCATTACGAGTGATGAATCTGCAGGGGTTAGTCGCTACAACAACGCAGAAAGCAAACGCCTCACTCACAATTGGGGCATTTTGGGCATCATCGGACCGGGTGTACCAAAACAGCGAACAAACATTCCTTTTTTGCAAAGTGACCTTGCCTTAA
- a CDS encoding DUF2239 family protein, which yields MFRKLGIERWRLMGEKAVFFVFVGNRLLGRGNLKKVVRLAKPYVDRGCQERIALFDEQSGRAVDVDFSGSETEVIDKLDGQEVATKATSVHRGPGRPKLGVVSREVTLLPRHWQWLSEQPSGASATLRRLVDSARKANASQDAMRKIIDAAHCFIWDIAGDQPGFEEAARALFAHKFDEVASHIVDWPKDIRKQLHRFIDQACRCQDA from the coding sequence TTGTTTCGAAAGCTTGGCATTGAGAGGTGGCGATTGATGGGGGAGAAAGCGGTATTTTTTGTGTTTGTTGGCAATCGATTGCTGGGACGAGGGAATTTAAAAAAAGTTGTTCGTCTGGCCAAGCCCTACGTGGATCGGGGCTGTCAGGAACGAATTGCGCTGTTTGATGAACAGAGTGGACGGGCAGTGGATGTTGATTTCAGTGGTAGCGAGACAGAAGTGATCGACAAGCTCGATGGTCAGGAGGTTGCAACGAAGGCAACGTCAGTCCATCGCGGTCCAGGTCGGCCCAAGCTTGGTGTGGTCTCACGAGAGGTCACGCTGCTTCCACGGCACTGGCAGTGGCTTTCTGAGCAACCCTCAGGTGCCTCGGCCACTTTGCGTCGACTTGTGGATAGCGCACGCAAGGCAAACGCATCACAAGACGCCATGCGGAAAATTATCGATGCTGCACACTGTTTTATTTGGGATATCGCAGGTGATCAACCAGGTTTTGAAGAGGCAGCACGCGCGTTGTTTGCACACAAGTTTGATGAAGTTGCTAGTCACATCGTCGATTGGCCTAAAGACATACGTAAACAATTGCATCGCTTTATCGATCAAGCTTGCCGTTGTCAGGATGCGTGA
- a CDS encoding OsmC family peroxiredoxin translates to MTTRSATALWNGTLKEGSGQMKVESGFIDVPFTFASRFESSDKGTNPEELIGAAHAGCFSMFLSALLSKDGHNPTVISSSSKVTLGRDDTGPVITMIELSTEATVPGLKDTEFQDYVAKAKANCPISRALSATEISIKSATLKS, encoded by the coding sequence ATGACGACACGCTCAGCAACAGCTTTATGGAACGGTACCCTCAAGGAAGGCTCAGGCCAGATGAAGGTGGAGAGTGGCTTCATCGATGTCCCTTTCACTTTTGCTTCTCGCTTTGAATCTTCGGACAAAGGGACCAATCCCGAAGAGTTGATTGGCGCCGCGCATGCCGGATGTTTTTCAATGTTTTTGTCCGCCCTGTTAAGCAAAGACGGTCATAACCCTACCGTGATTAGCAGCTCCTCCAAAGTTACCTTGGGACGTGACGATACCGGTCCTGTAATCACCATGATTGAGCTTAGTACCGAAGCGACAGTTCCTGGTCTCAAGGACACGGAGTTTCAAGATTACGTTGCCAAAGCCAAGGCCAATTGTCCCATCTCTCGCGCTTTGTCTGCCACGGAAATCTCGATCAAAAGCGCTACGCTGAAAAGCTAA
- a CDS encoding D-tyrosyl-tRNA(Tyr) deacylase, with amino-acid sequence MRGVVQRVQSAMVRVGEKTTGSIGAGLLIYLGIGKTDRTEDAEALAKKISQLRVFVDDKDKMTHSLLDLQHLNRPSAALVVSQFTLFADLSRGRRPSFHLAADPIHAEKLYLHFLNALGNEGVCVEQGRFGAMMQVHSIGDGPVTLCIDTNEA; translated from the coding sequence ATGCGGGGAGTCGTACAACGTGTGCAAAGTGCGATGGTCAGGGTCGGAGAGAAAACCACCGGTTCCATCGGTGCTGGACTGTTAATCTATCTTGGGATCGGAAAAACTGACCGAACCGAGGACGCAGAAGCTCTTGCCAAGAAGATCAGCCAACTACGAGTCTTTGTTGATGATAAAGACAAAATGACCCACAGCTTGCTCGATTTGCAGCATCTCAACCGTCCGTCAGCAGCACTGGTTGTTTCACAGTTTACATTATTTGCAGATCTGAGCCGAGGACGACGCCCCTCTTTTCATCTCGCTGCTGACCCTATCCATGCTGAAAAACTTTATTTGCATTTTTTGAACGCCCTTGGCAATGAAGGCGTCTGTGTTGAACAAGGACGTTTTGGTGCCATGATGCAAGTTCACAGCATTGGGGATGGCCCTGTCACTTTGTGCATCGATACAAACGAAGCATAA
- a CDS encoding GatB/YqeY domain-containing protein: MDILTQLSSDLKEAMRSKDMLRVETIRGALSAIRSKEMETSKSLDEATTMAVLKSLVKQRVDSIAQFKEGGRNDLVEKESLEKEILESYLPEAPDEAAIEKAVLAAIEQSGASGMKDMGKVMQICKSELGPTVDGKILSNLVRSKLNA; the protein is encoded by the coding sequence ATGGACATTCTTACTCAACTCAGCAGCGACCTTAAAGAAGCAATGCGAAGCAAGGACATGCTTCGCGTAGAAACCATTCGAGGAGCGCTAAGCGCCATTCGCAGTAAAGAAATGGAAACATCAAAAAGCTTGGACGAAGCTACCACCATGGCTGTTCTTAAATCGCTGGTCAAACAGCGCGTGGATTCAATCGCACAGTTCAAAGAGGGCGGCAGAAACGACCTGGTTGAAAAAGAAAGCCTCGAAAAGGAAATTCTCGAAAGCTACTTGCCTGAGGCCCCAGACGAAGCTGCCATCGAAAAAGCAGTGCTCGCGGCTATTGAGCAAAGCGGTGCTAGCGGCATGAAAGATATGGGCAAAGTCATGCAAATCTGTAAAAGCGAACTGGGGCCTACCGTTGACGGAAAAATTCTTAGCAATCTCGTGCGAAGCAAACTCAACGCTTGA
- a CDS encoding STAS/SEC14 domain-containing protein, producing the protein MPIVINPLGEAALEMQVYGKLAKDDYQKFIPVLEERINEKGQIGLLLHLSDFQGWTLPALWEDLKFDAKHYNDVSRIALVAHDSGKKWMATLSKPFTGAEIEYFPEIEIDKARAWVQH; encoded by the coding sequence ATGCCGATTGTCATAAACCCACTGGGCGAAGCGGCACTGGAAATGCAGGTGTATGGAAAACTCGCCAAAGACGATTACCAGAAATTCATTCCAGTGTTGGAAGAACGCATCAATGAAAAAGGACAAATCGGGCTGTTATTGCATTTGTCCGATTTTCAAGGATGGACTCTTCCGGCACTCTGGGAAGATTTGAAATTCGATGCCAAGCATTACAACGATGTTTCACGTATTGCCCTAGTCGCTCATGATTCTGGAAAGAAATGGATGGCGACTCTATCCAAGCCCTTCACCGGAGCAGAGATCGAATATTTTCCGGAAATCGAAATTGATAAAGCTCGCGCATGGGTACAGCACTAA
- a CDS encoding FAD-dependent oxidoreductase: MPSRSEMWQRVQSSYDVVVVGGGICGCGIVRDLAERGISAVLLEQYDLAYGTSSRSSKLVHGGFRYLKQLRFGLVFESVSERRILLKIAPHLVKPLAFLFPIYKSSPLSLWMLRLGLWLYDFLSLFRSPKLHKMIPKSKLSKVEPALRRDNLVGVPMYYDCSTDDARLTLENAIDAAQDGATILTWTKAERFSWDEKKNSLR; encoded by the coding sequence ATGCCTTCACGTTCGGAAATGTGGCAACGCGTACAGAGCTCATACGATGTTGTGGTTGTTGGAGGGGGGATCTGCGGTTGCGGGATCGTTCGCGATCTGGCTGAACGTGGTATCAGCGCTGTCTTGCTCGAGCAGTATGACTTGGCGTATGGAACCAGTTCCAGATCATCGAAACTCGTTCATGGTGGATTTCGCTACCTCAAGCAACTGCGTTTTGGCCTTGTGTTTGAGTCAGTTAGCGAACGGCGTATCTTACTGAAGATTGCACCGCATTTGGTCAAGCCTTTGGCTTTTCTCTTCCCAATATACAAGTCGTCGCCTCTTTCGTTGTGGATGCTACGTCTTGGCTTGTGGCTCTATGATTTTTTGTCACTTTTTCGATCGCCCAAGCTGCACAAGATGATCCCGAAGTCCAAACTGAGCAAGGTTGAGCCTGCACTAAGACGTGACAATCTTGTGGGCGTCCCGATGTACTACGATTGTTCGACGGATGATGCTCGATTGACGCTCGAAAACGCCATCGACGCAGCGCAGGATGGAGCGACCATTTTAACCTGGACCAAAGCCGAGCGTTTCAGTTGGGATGAGAAGAAAAACAGTTTACGGTGA
- a CDS encoding DUF302 domain-containing protein produces the protein MASYTLQREVPYGFDETRTKVVEALKVEGFGVLTEIDVKDTLKKKIDVEFRPYTILGACNPKLAHKALGSEEEIGVLLPCNVCLSQIDSKTTRILAMDPVAAMGSFSSNTSIQEVASEVKERLERVLESI, from the coding sequence ATGGCTAGCTATACTCTGCAGCGTGAAGTGCCTTATGGTTTTGATGAGACACGGACGAAAGTGGTTGAGGCGTTAAAAGTCGAGGGCTTTGGAGTGCTCACTGAAATTGACGTTAAAGATACGCTAAAGAAAAAGATCGACGTGGAGTTTCGGCCCTATACGATATTAGGTGCATGCAACCCCAAGCTTGCGCACAAGGCACTGGGTAGTGAGGAAGAGATTGGAGTGCTTTTGCCCTGCAATGTTTGCCTCAGCCAAATTGATTCCAAAACAACGCGTATCCTTGCCATGGATCCAGTGGCTGCGATGGGCTCTTTTTCATCAAACACTTCGATTCAGGAAGTTGCCAGCGAAGTGAAAGAGCGCCTTGAGCGTGTGCTTGAGAGCATCTAG
- a CDS encoding RNA polymerase sigma factor yields the protein MKGQSTTTSSFGTWDAAHSEAGTATSDEVQKTGILIEDIKMGHRDAIASVYDRYQGKLRNLAYRLLGDESSAEDLVHDVFVTLPSAIQKFKGQSTLSTFLCGILINHARRAIRSATRKRHALSKLSKQIPLPSHSPESQAYETEFLDHMQCLLDRLPIRQRIVFVLVEVEQKSTGEVAEILNTHPATVRTRLFHAKRKLRSYLEKEVL from the coding sequence ATGAAAGGCCAGTCGACCACAACAAGCTCTTTTGGAACTTGGGACGCTGCCCATAGCGAAGCGGGTACTGCCACCTCGGATGAAGTGCAAAAAACCGGTATTCTTATTGAAGACATCAAAATGGGCCACCGTGATGCGATTGCTTCTGTCTATGATCGTTATCAAGGTAAGCTCCGAAACCTAGCGTATCGCCTGCTCGGCGATGAAAGTAGCGCAGAGGATCTCGTGCACGATGTGTTTGTCACTCTGCCATCCGCAATTCAAAAATTCAAAGGACAAAGTACTTTATCAACCTTTCTTTGCGGTATTTTGATCAATCACGCACGGCGCGCAATTCGCTCGGCTACGCGCAAACGCCATGCTCTATCGAAGCTTAGCAAACAAATCCCTTTGCCCTCTCATAGCCCTGAATCGCAAGCATATGAAACTGAATTCCTCGATCACATGCAATGTCTGCTTGACCGATTGCCCATCCGACAACGCATTGTGTTCGTGTTAGTAGAAGTCGAACAAAAGAGCACTGGAGAAGTAGCTGAAATTCTCAACACTCACCCAGCAACCGTTCGAACACGACTTTTCCATGCAAAGCGAAAACTTCGCTCTTACCTAGAAAAGGAGGTCTTGTAA
- a CDS encoding TerC family protein, which produces MDFSWITSSEALVALLTLTLLELVLGIDNIVFISILTSKLSVNEQPKARLLGLFMAMFGRIALLLSLTWIMGLTKPWLTLFGNEISGRDSILILGGLFLLGKSTHEIHGKLEGEDEHDPQGKTAASFRAVVFQILLVDLVFSLDSVITAVGMAQHIEIMIIAVVLSVGAMMLSSGAISRFIDAHPTVKVLALSFLLLIGATLIADGLGHHFPKAYIYFAMAFSVFVELINLRVRSKSKPIKLRNPQLSHAINKSRNEES; this is translated from the coding sequence ATGGACTTTTCTTGGATCACTAGCTCAGAGGCACTAGTTGCTCTATTGACGCTCACCTTGCTTGAGCTCGTGCTCGGCATCGACAACATTGTTTTCATCTCTATCTTAACTTCTAAGCTCTCTGTGAACGAGCAGCCCAAGGCTCGACTGCTGGGACTGTTCATGGCCATGTTTGGCCGCATTGCACTGCTGCTTTCGCTGACCTGGATCATGGGCCTTACCAAGCCATGGCTTACTTTGTTTGGAAACGAAATTTCAGGACGTGACAGTATATTGATCCTGGGTGGTCTTTTTCTCTTGGGCAAAAGCACCCATGAAATACACGGCAAGCTCGAAGGGGAAGATGAACATGATCCCCAAGGTAAAACGGCAGCTTCGTTTCGAGCCGTGGTTTTTCAGATTTTACTGGTCGACCTTGTGTTTTCGCTTGATTCCGTGATCACGGCCGTAGGCATGGCTCAGCACATCGAGATCATGATTATCGCTGTCGTTCTTTCCGTCGGCGCGATGATGCTTTCCTCTGGAGCGATATCACGCTTCATTGATGCGCATCCTACGGTTAAGGTGCTAGCGCTGAGTTTTCTGCTTTTAATCGGGGCTACCCTGATCGCTGACGGTTTAGGTCATCACTTTCCCAAAGCGTACATCTACTTTGCCATGGCTTTCTCAGTTTTTGTTGAACTGATTAATCTTCGCGTTCGCAGCAAAAGCAAGCCCATTAAGCTCCGAAACCCTCAACTCTCCCACGCGATCAATAAGAGCAGAAACGAAGAAAGTTAA
- a CDS encoding FAD-dependent oxidoreductase yields the protein MIAKDTLSNTEKPLQCSAVINATGPWTDLTRGKNPRAPKDEMLHCTKGIHVVLPQEKFPLKHAVALFHPRDKRVMFAIPWGDEAYLGTTDTFYEGMPEHVNASREDVDYLIEAAKDFFPGAQASRDDVIATWSGLRPLLRPQHSKGKLMPSQMSREHELRMESPGFFSIAGGKLTTYRKMAKEVANEVVSWLHKEELLRSHPTVTQTKHKPLPGAVGWPKQGQGGIESDLLEQYGDFLSSKTASLLAQSYGVRSLSLMQHAVDQPGLLKAIVTGRAEIMAQVLWAVKEEFAVRLEDVLVRRTQLYFRESSQGLDAVEAVATCMAELLHWSDEQKASEITHYRQLVSDNRHWV from the coding sequence GTGATTGCGAAAGACACGCTGTCGAATACCGAAAAGCCCCTGCAATGCAGTGCGGTCATCAATGCTACGGGGCCTTGGACTGACCTTACGCGCGGAAAAAACCCGAGAGCTCCCAAAGATGAGATGCTTCACTGTACCAAGGGCATTCACGTCGTTTTGCCTCAAGAGAAGTTTCCCTTGAAACACGCCGTGGCACTTTTTCATCCACGGGATAAACGAGTGATGTTTGCCATTCCCTGGGGAGATGAGGCTTATCTCGGAACCACGGATACCTTCTACGAAGGAATGCCTGAACACGTTAACGCCAGCAGAGAGGACGTGGATTATTTGATTGAAGCTGCAAAGGATTTTTTCCCGGGGGCCCAAGCAAGTCGTGACGATGTAATCGCAACCTGGTCGGGACTGCGACCATTGCTGCGACCGCAACATAGCAAAGGCAAGTTAATGCCGTCTCAGATGAGTAGAGAGCATGAGCTGCGTATGGAGTCGCCTGGCTTCTTTTCGATTGCGGGAGGCAAGCTCACCACCTATCGGAAAATGGCCAAAGAAGTTGCCAACGAGGTTGTGAGTTGGTTGCACAAAGAAGAACTTTTGCGGAGTCATCCAACCGTTACGCAGACGAAGCACAAACCACTTCCAGGTGCTGTAGGGTGGCCTAAGCAAGGGCAGGGCGGCATCGAGAGTGATTTGCTTGAGCAATACGGTGATTTTCTGTCGTCAAAGACGGCATCATTGCTAGCCCAAAGCTACGGGGTACGCTCTTTGAGTCTTATGCAACATGCCGTCGATCAGCCTGGATTGTTAAAAGCAATCGTCACCGGGCGAGCTGAAATCATGGCTCAGGTGCTCTGGGCTGTTAAAGAGGAATTTGCCGTTCGTCTTGAAGATGTTTTAGTGCGCCGAACGCAATTGTATTTTAGGGAATCCAGCCAAGGGCTCGATGCTGTGGAGGCCGTAGCCACATGCATGGCGGAGCTCCTACACTGGAGTGATGAGCAAAAGGCTTCGGAAATCACACACTACCGGCAATTGGTTTCAGACAATCGACATTGGGTCTGA